A region of Moorena producens PAL-8-15-08-1 DNA encodes the following proteins:
- a CDS encoding DUF4079 domain-containing protein, whose translation MGNLSQLLEPIANQFRILGLPEPVVHWGHPLMMGIVVLIMGSFVGIAGWRGRVVSDPEIALQSRSDHRKIAPWMFIFIAGGYTGGVLSLVMQYQPILESPHFWTGSIVVILLAANGVIALTGFGGNKALIRSVHAYLGSTALCLLLLHVVLGLKLGLSI comes from the coding sequence GTGGGAAATTTAAGTCAGCTGTTAGAACCAATTGCTAACCAATTTAGGATTTTAGGGCTTCCTGAGCCAGTGGTGCATTGGGGACACCCATTGATGATGGGAATTGTGGTATTGATTATGGGTAGCTTTGTGGGAATAGCAGGATGGCGTGGCCGAGTAGTATCTGATCCTGAAATAGCTCTACAGAGTCGCAGTGATCATCGCAAAATAGCACCCTGGATGTTCATTTTTATCGCAGGTGGCTACACCGGTGGGGTTTTGTCTCTGGTAATGCAGTATCAGCCAATTCTCGAAAGCCCCCACTTTTGGACAGGATCCATCGTAGTGATTTTGCTGGCTGCTAATGGGGTGATTGCCTTGACTGGCTTTGGCGGGAACAAAGCATTGATCCGTAGCGTTCATGCCTACTTAGGAAGTACGGCACTTTGCCTGCTATTGCTTCATGTTGTTTTGGGCTTAAAGCTAGGTTTATCGATCTGA
- a CDS encoding SGNH/GDSL hydrolase family protein: protein MKQKLSPKLTLIAAYCISLLQFYTTAEAVTIDQWSLKIMPLGDSNTRGKALDRAGYRDDLWALFKDNGYKVNFVGSATSENPEIVLGQNNTYVFDKDHEGHGGFAIAGVGASNAWSDLNSEIEDWLKQARPEIILLMAGTNDILFQNESPEDTVNEMILLIDKILAWSDQVYLFVSSIPSINPSGLQDGTLKTQKGDKYNNLLANLLTVESYKNKNIRFIDNRNLFTPDDMLEDGIHLTPEGYKKLAHAWFKMMLGIGTREKQDDSPIDVPVEIEIYGSLEKNLQGKRIIKKLLIPDS from the coding sequence ATGAAGCAAAAATTATCCCCAAAATTGACCTTAATCGCCGCTTATTGCATCAGCCTATTGCAGTTTTATACTACCGCAGAGGCGGTCACCATCGATCAATGGTCTCTAAAGATTATGCCTTTAGGAGACTCAAACACTCGTGGTAAAGCATTGGATCGAGCCGGATATCGAGATGACCTGTGGGCATTGTTTAAAGATAATGGCTATAAAGTAAATTTTGTGGGTAGCGCTACCTCAGAAAATCCCGAAATAGTTTTAGGCCAAAACAACACATATGTGTTTGACAAAGACCATGAAGGGCATGGGGGATTTGCCATAGCTGGTGTTGGAGCATCCAATGCGTGGTCGGATTTAAACTCCGAAATAGAAGATTGGCTGAAGCAGGCAAGACCGGAGATTATCTTATTAATGGCTGGAACAAACGACATCCTTTTTCAGAATGAAAGTCCTGAAGATACGGTCAATGAAATGATTTTACTCATTGATAAAATTCTCGCCTGGTCAGATCAGGTATATTTGTTTGTCTCTTCAATTCCCTCCATTAACCCCTCTGGACTGCAGGATGGTACTCTCAAGACTCAGAAAGGTGATAAATACAATAACCTATTGGCAAATTTGCTGACGGTAGAAAGTTATAAAAACAAGAACATTCGATTTATTGATAACCGCAATTTATTCACCCCTGATGACATGCTTGAGGATGGTATTCACCTAACCCCAGAGGGTTACAAAAAGTTGGCTCATGCTTGGTTCAAAATGATGCTCGGCATCGGTACTAGGGAAAAGCAAGATGATAGTCCTATAGATGTTCCGGTTGAGATCGAGATCTATGGTAGTTTAGAAAAAAATTTACAGGGTAAGCGCATCATTAAAAAATTGCTAATCCCTGATAGCTGA
- a CDS encoding pyridoxal phosphate-dependent decarboxylase family protein, giving the protein MLTEQDIDQCLKMLDGIYTLSEPERLERIEKFVKSTLSITPDIYSPKNLKYLFSYPDPIGVFADFVSNYINSNIHTEECSPIFTRCEVEMVETLLPLVGYPEGDGIFYPGGTLSNLASVFLAVQRAKVNLGQSVILISDHSHYSVEKAAIICGIKNIIKVKTTTKGVVDIEHLRELVSQIKADNLNLIYFCCVMGSTTLGTFDPVEKILEIFQEFAIKPWIHFDAAWGGGVYFSEDAGFYRKLSSLSDSIVLDFHKFLSAPLLCSVLLVKDKSVLVDEVTALNGNYLFTSNQNIKYSLSLKSLQCSREAYAFKLWLMFKHHGLEHFQNLIQKYYENQEELINKLSDRVLYVVEPQYFNVGLWFIPKEMEVKETITDYTAAEIDKIDQLNLAIYDQIVKDGFMKVNSYHFNNLPLFIRIIVHHGNLTTDMISEIVAYLYKIYESVGSSPCKSLI; this is encoded by the coding sequence ATGCTAACAGAACAAGACATTGATCAATGCTTGAAGATGCTGGATGGCATCTATACTTTATCCGAACCCGAAAGATTGGAGAGGATTGAAAAATTTGTTAAGTCTACCCTGTCTATTACTCCAGATATCTACAGTCCAAAAAACTTAAAATACTTATTTTCTTATCCCGACCCCATCGGTGTTTTTGCAGATTTCGTATCTAACTACATTAATTCTAATATTCATACTGAAGAATGTTCGCCAATTTTTACTCGGTGTGAAGTAGAAATGGTAGAAACTCTGTTACCACTAGTCGGTTATCCTGAAGGGGATGGTATCTTTTATCCGGGTGGTACGTTATCTAATTTGGCATCTGTATTCTTAGCGGTACAACGAGCAAAAGTTAATTTAGGACAATCAGTCATTCTAATCTCTGATCATTCTCATTACTCTGTTGAAAAAGCCGCCATAATTTGTGGAATTAAAAATATTATCAAAGTTAAAACAACCACAAAAGGAGTCGTAGATATAGAACATTTAAGAGAATTAGTCAGCCAAATAAAAGCTGATAATCTCAATCTAATTTACTTTTGCTGTGTGATGGGTTCGACTACTTTGGGAACTTTCGACCCCGTAGAAAAAATATTGGAAATATTCCAAGAATTCGCGATTAAACCTTGGATTCATTTTGATGCAGCTTGGGGAGGCGGGGTTTACTTTAGTGAAGATGCAGGGTTTTACAGAAAGCTGAGTAGTTTGTCAGATTCGATTGTATTAGACTTTCATAAATTTCTTTCAGCCCCTCTATTATGCTCAGTCTTACTGGTGAAAGACAAATCTGTTTTAGTGGATGAAGTAACAGCACTTAATGGTAATTATCTATTTACCAGCAACCAGAATATAAAATATAGTCTCAGCCTCAAGTCTTTACAATGTTCCCGAGAAGCCTATGCCTTTAAGCTCTGGCTAATGTTCAAACATCATGGTCTTGAACACTTTCAAAATTTAATTCAAAAATACTATGAAAATCAGGAAGAATTAATAAACAAACTTTCTGATCGAGTTTTATATGTTGTCGAACCCCAGTATTTTAACGTGGGTTTATGGTTTATTCCTAAAGAAATGGAAGTGAAGGAAACTATCACAGATTACACGGCTGCAGAAATTGATAAAATCGATCAACTTAATCTCGCTATCTATGATCAGATAGTTAAGGATGGCTTTATGAAAGTCAATTCATATCATTTTAATAATCTTCCTCTATTTATTCGGATTATTGTACATCATGGAAATCTGACAACAGACATGATTTCTGAAATTGTTGCTTATTTATATAAAATCTATGAATCTGTTGGATCAAGCCCTTGTAAAAGTCTAATCTAG
- a CDS encoding PLP-dependent transferase: MARVRKPESYTNSIITPIYQNTAYYYDDHKTYVKALHEGSITKGRYGRYHNPNWEEVEGRLAQLDEAEDCLLFPSGMSAIYSTLMAFAKSQSCFATTCYLYKNTRRVFENLDKLGFKTLILDNSDLSELMISLDQVSQDINLLFLEIPSNPHLYLADIEKIKKLLEPDTLLVVDSTFASPYNFKPCLWGADVVIHSCTKYLNGHADVVLGSVAGKKEAIDKIRNFRNINGVIPSPRDVFTLGQHLKTFNLRMESLNASGQKLTEFLNSHPLVSKVYYLGLDSHPHRELSKKYFTNGYGGVVTFELKLSKRETSELIDNLKIPYIASNFGSAETYIEQLAPFTYYYLSEEDRKSLNITDSLIRLSIGFNDPVDSIIDDIDCSLARYIATEVH; this comes from the coding sequence ATGGCCAGAGTCAGAAAGCCTGAATCCTACACTAACTCAATTATAACACCGATTTATCAAAATACAGCTTACTATTATGACGATCATAAAACTTATGTCAAAGCCTTACATGAAGGATCGATCACAAAAGGCCGCTATGGCAGGTATCATAATCCAAATTGGGAAGAAGTAGAAGGAAGATTAGCCCAACTTGATGAGGCTGAAGATTGTTTACTCTTTCCCAGTGGAATGAGTGCTATTTACAGTACTTTAATGGCGTTCGCAAAATCTCAAAGCTGTTTCGCAACAACTTGCTATCTATATAAAAACACAAGACGTGTTTTTGAGAATCTTGATAAACTTGGGTTCAAAACTTTGATTTTGGATAATTCTGATTTATCTGAGTTGATGATATCACTCGATCAAGTCAGTCAAGATATTAATCTTCTCTTCTTGGAAATCCCCTCTAACCCTCATCTTTACCTAGCAGATATTGAAAAAATAAAAAAGTTGTTAGAACCTGATACGCTTCTCGTTGTCGATAGTACCTTTGCCAGTCCTTATAATTTTAAACCCTGTTTATGGGGGGCAGATGTAGTCATTCATAGTTGTACTAAATATCTCAATGGCCATGCTGATGTAGTACTGGGAAGTGTTGCTGGTAAAAAAGAAGCGATCGATAAAATTAGAAATTTTAGAAATATCAATGGAGTCATTCCTAGTCCTCGCGATGTGTTTACATTGGGTCAACACTTGAAAACGTTTAACTTGAGAATGGAGTCTCTTAATGCTTCAGGTCAAAAACTGACTGAGTTTTTAAATTCGCATCCTTTAGTTTCAAAGGTATATTATTTGGGGTTAGATTCTCATCCTCATCGAGAACTCTCTAAGAAATATTTTACTAATGGATATGGCGGTGTTGTGACCTTTGAACTCAAACTTTCAAAACGTGAGACATCAGAATTGATTGACAATCTGAAAATCCCATATATTGCTTCTAACTTTGGTTCAGCGGAAACCTATATCGAACAGCTTGCTCCCTTTACCTACTACTATTTATCCGAGGAGGATAGAAAATCATTAAATATTACAGATAGTCTGATTCGACTTTCCATCGGCTTTAATGATCCAGTCGATAGTATTATTGATGATATCGATTGTAGTCTTGCTCGATATATTGCTACGGAAGTACATTAG
- the gntT gene encoding guanitoxin biosynthesis MATE family efflux transporter GntT: MKFARLNSDSLLPRFYRLAVINTLSNIMIPLSGLVSVAFLGHLTEIRHLAGVAVATVLFTYLYRLLHFLRMGTTGATAQAVGKDDREAMLLVGLRNGLIALVLGVLIVILQYPIEKIWFLILDAPDEVKSSGIAYFNARIWGAPAVALNLVVIGWLLGKEMSGKVLVITIFGNLGNIIFDYFSIIQWHWGSMGAGFSACLSQYLTLFMGIFFVSQDVRLQEIQQLSHSIWQRSGFQTVFAVNRDTFIKILSNRASLVIFTNISAAMGTQILAANALMIEVFLLTISFIEGFGLAAETLTGNFVGQGKRDRLPSLVAVTVGTGVLFALIFSGISIGFTHTVFGFLTNQMEIINEIKIYVFWLLPLLVFNAIAFMFDGYFIGFANTAVIRNSALLGLFFGFIPLSVLAWFHQDNHILWLSLVILMIVRTLYINVLFIKEMLGIRQNNPLYNLKS; the protein is encoded by the coding sequence ATGAAATTTGCCCGCTTAAACTCAGACAGTCTTCTACCCCGCTTCTACAGGCTTGCGGTCATTAATACCCTCTCCAATATCATGATTCCCTTATCGGGCTTGGTCAGCGTTGCTTTCCTGGGACATCTGACAGAAATTCGTCACTTAGCAGGAGTTGCAGTCGCAACGGTTTTGTTTACCTATCTTTACCGACTTTTACACTTCTTGCGGATGGGAACAACCGGAGCGACGGCTCAAGCTGTAGGCAAAGATGACCGCGAAGCCATGTTATTAGTAGGTTTACGCAATGGATTGATAGCGTTGGTACTGGGTGTATTAATTGTTATTTTACAATATCCTATCGAGAAAATTTGGTTTCTTATACTCGATGCTCCTGATGAAGTTAAATCTTCTGGTATTGCTTATTTTAATGCCCGTATTTGGGGTGCTCCCGCAGTGGCACTTAACTTAGTCGTGATCGGTTGGTTATTAGGAAAAGAGATGAGTGGTAAGGTGCTAGTGATAACAATCTTTGGCAATTTAGGCAATATTATCTTTGATTACTTTTCTATTATTCAATGGCATTGGGGCAGTATGGGAGCCGGTTTTTCTGCTTGTTTGAGTCAATACTTAACCTTATTCATGGGAATCTTCTTTGTCAGTCAGGATGTTCGATTGCAAGAAATTCAGCAGTTAAGTCATTCCATTTGGCAGCGTTCAGGATTTCAAACCGTTTTTGCTGTTAATCGAGATACTTTTATTAAGATTTTAAGCAATCGAGCCAGCCTTGTTATTTTTACCAATATCAGTGCGGCAATGGGAACGCAGATTTTAGCAGCAAATGCCTTAATGATCGAAGTGTTTTTGTTGACGATCTCTTTTATTGAGGGTTTTGGATTAGCCGCAGAAACCCTAACAGGAAATTTTGTAGGTCAGGGCAAACGCGATCGCTTACCTTCTTTAGTTGCAGTTACAGTAGGAACGGGAGTTTTATTCGCCCTAATTTTTTCTGGTATTTCCATCGGGTTTACTCATACTGTATTTGGATTTTTAACTAATCAGATGGAAATCATTAATGAAATCAAAATCTATGTTTTTTGGTTACTTCCACTTCTTGTTTTTAATGCTATTGCTTTTATGTTTGATGGATACTTTATTGGTTTTGCCAATACAGCCGTTATTCGCAATTCTGCTCTACTCGGTTTATTTTTTGGATTTATCCCGCTCAGTGTTTTAGCTTGGTTTCATCAAGATAACCATATTTTATGGTTGTCTCTGGTGATTTTGATGATTGTCCGAACCCTCTATATTAATGTTCTATTTATCAAAGAAATGCTAGGTATCAGGCAAAATAATCCTCTCTATAATCTTAAATCCTGA
- a CDS encoding DUF2330 domain-containing protein, which translates to MKIIRVISTILITVLLSLGLAQKAWGFCGFYVAKADSKLYNQTSQVIIARDGDRTVLTMANDYQGDVKDFAMVVPVPVVLQREQVNVGDPKIIERLDQFSAPRLVEYFDPNPCADNRRYLESAPADLGRPGGTRGPDAYDRSLGVTVEERFSVGEYNILILSARDSRGLETWLRRNGYKIPRGANRLLRPYIRQNMKFFLAKVNLDEFDPNVNLHEFDPNVNLEEFDKTAYQRLRPLQMAYESPRFMLPIRLGMMNATGEQDLIVYVLSPRGQAEITNYRTVKIPSNTEIPVFVKAEFGDFYTAMFQTAYEGEGKKVAFLEYAWDMASCDPCSANPLNWEELRKSGVFWLNSGRSNNVSRRSNNVYITRLHVRYTRDTFPEDLMFQETSNRELFQGRYILRHPFTGKMSCSAGVDYQQSLNRRLQQEAKTLAELTGWDIDEIRNKIDFPDVKPTPWWRHLW; encoded by the coding sequence ATGAAAATTATTCGGGTTATAAGTACTATTTTGATAACGGTTTTATTGAGTTTAGGCTTGGCTCAAAAAGCCTGGGGTTTTTGTGGGTTTTATGTCGCCAAAGCTGATAGTAAACTATATAACCAGACCTCTCAAGTGATAATTGCTCGGGATGGCGATCGCACTGTTTTAACCATGGCAAATGACTATCAAGGGGATGTTAAAGACTTTGCCATGGTTGTCCCAGTTCCTGTGGTGCTTCAGCGAGAACAGGTGAATGTAGGTGACCCTAAGATTATTGAACGCCTCGATCAGTTTAGTGCACCTCGACTAGTGGAATATTTTGACCCAAACCCCTGTGCCGATAACCGAAGGTATCTCGAAAGTGCGCCAGCAGACCTAGGTCGTCCAGGTGGCACAAGGGGACCGGATGCTTATGATCGTAGTTTAGGTGTCACGGTAGAGGAGCGCTTCTCAGTTGGAGAATATAACATTCTTATCCTAAGTGCTAGGGACTCTAGAGGTTTAGAAACCTGGCTCAGACGCAACGGTTACAAAATTCCACGGGGAGCAAATCGGCTATTGCGACCCTACATCCGCCAGAATATGAAATTTTTCCTTGCCAAAGTGAATCTCGACGAATTTGACCCCAATGTGAATCTGCACGAATTTGACCCCAATGTGAATCTGGAAGAATTTGACAAAACTGCCTACCAAAGGTTGCGACCCCTCCAGATGGCTTACGAGTCTCCCCGATTTATGCTGCCCATTCGCTTAGGGATGATGAATGCTACGGGTGAGCAAGACCTGATTGTTTATGTGTTATCACCCCGAGGTCAGGCTGAAATTACAAACTACCGCACGGTGAAGATTCCTTCTAATACTGAAATTCCAGTATTTGTCAAAGCAGAGTTTGGTGATTTCTACACTGCTATGTTCCAAACTGCTTACGAGGGTGAAGGGAAAAAAGTAGCTTTTCTTGAATATGCTTGGGATATGGCTAGTTGTGATCCATGTTCAGCTAACCCCCTCAATTGGGAAGAACTCCGGAAATCAGGTGTCTTTTGGCTAAACTCAGGAAGATCTAATAATGTTTCACGAAGATCTAATAATGTTTATATCACTCGCCTCCATGTTCGCTATACCCGTGATACCTTCCCAGAAGATTTGATGTTCCAGGAAACTTCCAATCGTGAATTGTTTCAGGGACGATATATCCTTCGTCATCCGTTTACTGGAAAGATGAGCTGTAGCGCAGGAGTTGACTATCAACAATCGTTAAATCGACGATTGCAACAGGAAGCTAAAACCTTAGCTGAGTTGACTGGATGGGATATTGATGAAATCCGCAATAAAATCGATTTTCCTGATGTTAAGCCTACTCCTTGGTGGAGACATCTTTGGTAA
- a CDS encoding RnfABCDGE type electron transport complex subunit D yields MWQQDPRNNQILFLSIFLVLGISTRDWTLRPDLILVVIVSCLLTQWLAACLWSNPKYRSAIKNSGYLRLPFLGLPSGFNPKLDFKTTLESTLEWCKIQTLEISLNLLRKPPNLSQHNDASFSSSPQSPSLKSAMITALSLSLLLRADNYSTMVLAGSLGILSKFIFRVEGKHFFNPANFGIIAVLILTNDAWVSPGQWGDDGWYALLFAGTGSMVLKRVGRWDTTAAFLGAYAVLEGIRNLWLGWSWDVFCHRLMSGSLLLFALFMLTDPRSIPNAAISRLLWAVCIALLTFILRNQFFMPTAIFWALFALSPLSVLLDFIWSSTRFSWHDSDSVE; encoded by the coding sequence ATGTGGCAACAAGACCCCCGAAACAATCAAATTCTGTTTCTCTCCATCTTCCTAGTCTTGGGCATCAGCACTCGGGACTGGACACTAAGACCAGACTTGATTCTAGTTGTAATCGTCAGCTGCCTACTAACTCAGTGGTTAGCAGCATGTCTTTGGTCAAACCCCAAATACAGATCCGCAATCAAAAACTCTGGGTACCTTCGCCTTCCTTTCCTTGGCCTTCCTTCGGGGTTTAATCCCAAACTCGATTTTAAAACTACCCTTGAATCTACCCTTGAATGGTGCAAAATTCAAACCTTAGAAATAAGTCTTAATCTGCTGAGAAAACCACCAAATTTATCCCAGCATAATGATGCTAGTTTTTCGAGTTCTCCCCAATCCCCTTCCCTAAAAAGTGCTATGATTACAGCCTTAAGCTTGAGCCTGCTGCTACGAGCTGATAACTATAGCACTATGGTTTTAGCAGGCTCCCTAGGAATTTTGAGTAAATTTATTTTCCGAGTTGAGGGCAAGCATTTTTTTAATCCAGCCAATTTTGGAATTATTGCTGTTCTTATCCTAACCAATGATGCTTGGGTTTCTCCCGGACAGTGGGGGGATGATGGTTGGTATGCTCTATTATTTGCGGGCACTGGGAGTATGGTGTTAAAACGGGTAGGACGATGGGATACAACGGCAGCGTTTTTGGGTGCTTATGCCGTTTTAGAAGGGATTAGAAATCTCTGGCTTGGCTGGAGTTGGGATGTATTTTGCCATCGGTTGATGAGTGGGTCTTTGTTACTGTTTGCCCTATTTATGCTAACCGACCCTCGCTCAATCCCCAATGCAGCGATTAGTCGATTGCTCTGGGCAGTGTGTATTGCCTTACTCACTTTTATATTGCGCAATCAATTCTTCATGCCTACTGCTATTTTCTGGGCGTTGTTTGCCCTATCCCCTTTGAGCGTACTTTTAGATTTTATCTGGTCATCTACGAGATTTTCCTGGCATGATAGTGACTCTGTTGAATGA
- a CDS encoding alpha/beta fold hydrolase, with protein MASINILGVSHTYELTPPTQSSCPVLVFIHGWLLSRSYWQPLIYSLSQQYQCLIYDLRGFGESQSQIHNTQSSTSNRDSESPCPETAASSTDRYSLAAYAEDLGILLEKLGIEQAWLVGHSLGGSIALWGAYLLPQRIQGVICLNAGGGIYLKEEFERFRLAGEQLVKRRPRWLCYVPLLDLLFTRAQVAHPISRKWGRQRVIDFVTANAEAALRTLLDSTTEAEVHRLPQVVSRLKQPVYFIAGTQDKVMEPKYVRHLASFHSLFQSCGDNVIEIAECGHMAMVEKPETIDDQIRQILANYS; from the coding sequence ATGGCAAGCATTAACATCCTAGGAGTCTCCCATACTTACGAATTAACACCTCCTACCCAATCATCCTGCCCTGTTCTGGTTTTCATCCACGGCTGGCTGTTAAGCCGTAGCTATTGGCAACCTCTAATTTATAGCTTGTCACAGCAGTATCAGTGTCTGATCTATGACCTGCGGGGATTCGGTGAATCCCAGTCCCAAATTCATAACACTCAAAGCTCAACATCTAACCGGGACTCGGAATCACCATGTCCTGAGACTGCTGCTTCATCCACTGACCGCTATAGCTTAGCTGCCTATGCTGAGGACTTGGGCATCCTGTTAGAAAAACTGGGAATCGAACAAGCTTGGTTAGTTGGTCATTCCCTAGGGGGTAGCATTGCTCTATGGGGTGCCTATTTGCTGCCTCAGAGGATTCAAGGGGTAATCTGTCTTAATGCTGGTGGTGGAATTTATCTTAAAGAAGAATTTGAGCGCTTTCGGCTGGCTGGTGAGCAGTTGGTAAAACGCCGTCCCCGTTGGTTGTGTTATGTCCCTTTACTCGATTTACTGTTTACCCGGGCTCAGGTAGCGCATCCTATTTCCCGGAAATGGGGACGTCAACGGGTTATTGATTTTGTTACTGCTAACGCGGAAGCTGCACTGAGGACGTTACTAGATTCTACCACAGAAGCTGAGGTGCATCGCTTACCTCAGGTTGTTTCCCGACTCAAACAACCTGTTTATTTCATTGCTGGTACTCAGGATAAGGTAATGGAACCGAAATATGTGCGTCATCTGGCTAGTTTTCACAGTCTCTTTCAATCCTGTGGGGACAATGTGATTGAAATTGCTGAATGTGGACATATGGCGATGGTGGAGAAACCAGAGACTATTGATGATCAAATTCGTCAAATTTTGGCTAATTACAGTTAA
- a CDS encoding GNAT family N-acetyltransferase has product MGFWKSFFSSSDTALPQTRPEGDTVEGVKYRTDGTSRVFFSTTREIDLYELEELCDAVGWSRRPLRKVRKAIQHSFLVTSMWYQRGNTRRLIGFARATSDHAFNATIWDVVVHPDFQTKGLGKALMRYMIKKLRSQDISNITLFADPQVVSFYRKMGFMPDPEGIKGMFWYPD; this is encoded by the coding sequence ATGGGTTTTTGGAAAAGCTTCTTTAGCAGTTCTGACACTGCTTTGCCTCAAACACGACCGGAAGGAGATACCGTAGAAGGTGTAAAATATCGCACCGACGGTACCTCACGGGTATTTTTCAGTACAACACGAGAAATTGACCTGTACGAATTGGAAGAACTTTGTGATGCTGTTGGTTGGTCTCGCCGTCCTCTGCGCAAAGTTAGGAAAGCCATTCAGCATAGCTTTTTGGTTACTTCTATGTGGTACCAGCGAGGTAACACGAGGCGCTTAATTGGCTTTGCCCGTGCCACTTCTGATCATGCTTTCAATGCGACAATCTGGGATGTAGTGGTTCATCCAGATTTCCAAACCAAGGGACTGGGCAAAGCTTTGATGAGATATATGATCAAAAAATTGCGCAGCCAGGATATTAGCAATATCACCTTATTTGCCGATCCTCAAGTGGTAAGTTTTTACCGTAAAATGGGATTTATGCCTGACCCAGAAGGTATTAAAGGCATGTTCTGGTATCCAGATTAA
- a CDS encoding Tic22 family protein: MKSLFRWGTTLSLVASALLGSVSVENLAALALTEEQVREKLKAVPVFAVTDSKGSPLVASIPDQQDQKKTTSVAGVFISQEDANAFVQRLKQENPELGKKVQVVPVSLGEVHEQNQKNRTVPNGLNFAYIPNQQQVKQAQAIWNQNGQEKKPFQGVPLFVAKEASNSGYLTIQQNGVSSIPFFFNKEQLQSIVNRYKQQDPNSQVKIEVVPLEGVIKTLQERNDQQLEKIVLVPSQESLKFLQGLSQNQLQPPNQ; the protein is encoded by the coding sequence ATGAAATCATTGTTCCGTTGGGGCACAACATTAAGTTTAGTAGCGAGTGCCTTACTAGGCTCAGTGAGTGTGGAAAATTTAGCGGCACTGGCTCTGACCGAAGAGCAGGTAAGAGAAAAGTTGAAAGCTGTACCTGTATTTGCAGTTACTGATAGTAAAGGTTCGCCACTAGTAGCCTCCATTCCAGATCAGCAAGATCAAAAGAAGACTACCTCAGTGGCAGGTGTGTTTATTAGCCAAGAAGATGCTAATGCGTTTGTACAGCGTTTAAAGCAGGAGAATCCTGAGCTAGGTAAGAAGGTACAAGTAGTTCCTGTATCTTTGGGGGAAGTTCATGAGCAAAATCAAAAGAATCGCACTGTTCCCAATGGTTTAAATTTTGCCTACATACCAAACCAACAGCAGGTAAAGCAGGCACAAGCGATCTGGAACCAAAATGGTCAAGAAAAAAAGCCATTTCAGGGCGTACCGCTGTTTGTTGCCAAAGAAGCTAGCAACAGCGGATACCTCACTATTCAACAAAATGGGGTCTCATCAATTCCGTTCTTTTTTAACAAAGAGCAATTGCAGAGTATAGTGAATCGCTATAAGCAGCAAGACCCTAACTCCCAGGTTAAGATCGAGGTAGTGCCTCTAGAGGGCGTTATTAAAACCTTACAGGAGAGGAACGATCAGCAACTAGAGAAAATCGTACTAGTGCCATCCCAGGAATCCCTGAAATTTTTGCAAGGTCTGTCCCAAAATCAACTCCAACCTCCAAATCAATGA